The following proteins are encoded in a genomic region of Corallococcus silvisoli:
- a CDS encoding AAA family ATPase has product MSDATPLSRLLDALGSAVVGQPRVLADLVTAFLARGHVLLEGVPGVAKTLTARSMAGALGLSFSRVQFTPDLMPADILGTNVFQPQSQSFRLMKGPVFTEVLVADEINRTPPKTQAALLEAMEERQVTIDGVTHPLPPHFFVVATQNPLELEGTYPLPEAQLDRFLMRVRVGYPDGDAEASLLRAFHQREGRPPAVSRVLDAATLTELQDRAARVACDDSILQYVVQLVRDTRAHPRVRLGASPRAAQALLAAAKAHAALRGTDFVTPDDVKSVTPSVLNHRLLLKAEAEVEGVTADDVLRQTLERVRVPR; this is encoded by the coding sequence ATGTCCGACGCCACGCCCCTCTCCCGCCTCCTCGACGCGCTGGGCTCGGCCGTCGTGGGCCAGCCCCGCGTGCTGGCCGACCTGGTGACGGCCTTCCTCGCGCGCGGCCATGTGCTGCTGGAGGGTGTGCCCGGCGTCGCCAAGACGCTCACCGCCCGCAGCATGGCGGGCGCGCTGGGCCTGTCCTTCTCCCGCGTGCAGTTCACCCCGGACCTGATGCCCGCGGACATCCTGGGCACCAACGTCTTCCAGCCGCAGTCGCAGTCCTTCCGCCTGATGAAGGGCCCCGTCTTCACGGAGGTCCTGGTCGCGGATGAGATCAACCGCACCCCGCCCAAGACGCAGGCGGCGCTGCTGGAGGCCATGGAGGAGCGGCAGGTCACCATCGACGGTGTCACCCACCCGCTGCCGCCGCACTTCTTCGTCGTCGCCACGCAGAACCCGCTGGAGCTGGAGGGCACCTATCCCCTCCCCGAGGCGCAGCTGGACCGCTTCCTCATGCGCGTGCGCGTGGGCTATCCGGACGGGGACGCGGAGGCCTCCCTCCTGCGCGCCTTCCACCAGCGCGAGGGCCGGCCGCCCGCCGTGTCCCGCGTGCTCGACGCCGCCACGCTGACGGAGCTGCAGGACCGCGCGGCTCGCGTCGCGTGCGACGACTCCATCCTCCAGTACGTCGTGCAGCTCGTGCGCGACACCCGCGCCCATCCCCGCGTGCGGCTGGGCGCGAGCCCCCGCGCAGCCCAGGCCCTGCTCGCGGCGGCCAAGGCGCACGCGGCGCTCCGGGGCACCGACTTCGTCACCCCGGATGACGTGAAGTCCGTCACGCCCAGCGTCCTCAACCACCGCCTCCTCCTCAAGGCCGAGGCCGAGGTGGAGGGCGTCACGGCGGATGACGTCCTCCGGCAGACGCTCGAGCGGGTGCGAGTGCCCCGGTGA
- a CDS encoding DUF58 domain-containing protein produces the protein MSPGRPVPTGLAVALFAAALVPAALAVANPSFGWLALAVDVAVLLLCAVDFLRAPQARDLEARREVEPILSSGVDNLVRWELRANTPRPVRGELRDEPPLDMESHGHRQPFTLEAGGGPTRLTYRVRPPARGDARFGDVSLRLSGPLGLCSRQVQLPAARDVKVYPDLSALSREALTLARTSEAVSARTLLRKTAEGREFESLREYRPGDDYRHIDWKSSARHGHTLVRTWQPERHQPVLLLLDCGRHMAGRVQGRRKLDHAVDAALRLARVSLDAGDVVGVLAFASDVRAFLPPRKGAEHLRLITESLYRAEAGLEESDYGRAFDFAFARQTRRALVVLFTDLVDPDASAALLTRTLALRPRHLPVVASLLDEDLEAAATDVPGDAPAAYARQAAARMEAEYRRTATTLRDAGALVVRAPARGFGAAALNVYLDVKARGRL, from the coding sequence GTGAGCCCAGGGCGTCCCGTCCCCACCGGCCTCGCCGTGGCGCTGTTCGCGGCGGCGCTCGTGCCCGCTGCGCTCGCGGTGGCGAACCCCTCCTTCGGGTGGCTGGCGCTCGCGGTGGACGTGGCCGTCCTGCTCCTGTGCGCCGTGGACTTCCTGCGCGCCCCCCAAGCCCGCGACCTGGAGGCGCGCCGCGAGGTGGAGCCCATCCTCTCCTCCGGCGTGGACAACCTCGTGCGCTGGGAGCTGCGCGCGAACACGCCCCGGCCCGTGCGCGGCGAGCTGCGCGACGAGCCGCCCCTGGACATGGAGAGCCACGGACACCGGCAACCCTTCACGCTGGAGGCCGGAGGCGGGCCCACGCGGCTGACGTACCGGGTGCGCCCGCCCGCGCGGGGCGACGCGCGCTTTGGCGACGTGAGCCTGCGCCTGTCGGGCCCGCTGGGGCTGTGCTCACGGCAGGTACAGCTGCCCGCCGCGCGGGACGTGAAGGTGTATCCGGACCTGAGCGCCCTGTCGCGCGAGGCGCTGACGCTGGCGCGCACGTCGGAGGCCGTGTCCGCGCGCACGCTCCTGCGCAAGACGGCGGAGGGCCGCGAGTTCGAATCGCTGCGCGAATACCGCCCCGGAGATGACTACCGCCACATCGACTGGAAGTCCTCCGCGCGCCATGGCCACACGCTCGTGCGCACGTGGCAGCCGGAGCGCCACCAGCCGGTGCTGCTGCTGCTGGACTGTGGCCGCCACATGGCGGGCCGGGTGCAGGGGAGGCGCAAGCTGGACCACGCGGTGGACGCGGCGCTGAGGCTCGCGCGGGTGAGCCTGGACGCGGGCGACGTGGTGGGCGTCCTCGCCTTCGCCAGCGACGTGCGCGCCTTCCTCCCTCCGCGCAAGGGCGCGGAGCACCTGCGCCTCATCACCGAGTCCCTCTACCGCGCGGAGGCCGGGCTGGAGGAGAGCGACTACGGCCGCGCGTTCGACTTCGCCTTCGCCCGCCAGACGCGCCGCGCGCTGGTGGTGCTCTTCACCGACCTGGTGGATCCGGACGCGTCCGCCGCGCTCCTCACGCGCACGCTCGCCCTGCGCCCCCGGCACCTGCCCGTCGTCGCGTCGCTGCTGGACGAGGACCTGGAGGCCGCCGCCACCGACGTGCCCGGCGACGCGCCCGCCGCCTACGCACGGCAGGCCGCCGCCCGCATGGAGGCCGAATACCGCCGCACCGCCACCACGCTGCGCGACGCGGGCGCGCTGGTGGTGCGCGCGCCGGCCCGCGGCTTCGGCGCCGCTGCACTCAACGTGTACCTGGACGTCAAGGCGCGCGGACGCCTCTGA
- a CDS encoding SNF2-related protein: MAEVARGLKLQVEADAAAVAARAAEELVEAGLTPFHERLLAEELLARSGDTQQRLANALAEAKVDLNPHQVEAAMFALDALSRGGCMLADEVGLGKTIEAGLVVAQLMAEGKNRILILAPAVLRAQWNAELREKFDLDSVLVDGRDVKRHNNCFDQPFPVICSHPFAANRSALVAEIPWDLIIIDEAHRLRNAHRPNNKTGQALRASLAGRPKLLLTATPLQNDLMELFGLMSLLDEQILGPEHAFRSRYRADEGGGMTEAAACELKERLAPVVQRTLRRQVREYVRYTNRRSIVEDFHPSPEEHDLYEKVSEYLQRSEAAAIEPGKKTLLTLCYRKLLASSTFAIAPTLRRLSENLQKRLEAARLGQQALALFEPEEAKQYQEEGEEWSDDPAKAPQVRSLEQEVWELRQYADLADSIRINAKGEALKRALDRTFAVMRTHSWPEKALIFTESKRTQQYLFNLLSEHGYRGKISLLSGDAGGTPEERRALVEEFRHRSQILICTEAGAEGLNLQFCNLVVNYDLPWNPQRVEQRIGRCHRYGQQRDVLVVNFLNRQNAADARLFELLEKKLNLFDGVFGASDEILGVLESGVDFERRVLDIYQSCRNPADINVAFDKLREELEGSISQRMTAMRSVVLERFDGDVRRRLRVAGDQAKEVVAKRQQEAKALTGSVLGSRTSGRLQVAKAAYAVRDRTQDAVSYLQLDAAGLPSRLARLAGSEGWWFVYKFETTGLKPEEKLVHLVLVKDRDGGFRALPLTDGVHFTKLDAKEEKRRQPAPVSVQLMQEQSLMTAKDELIRAAERRNALELDKAKERADRYVEDCLMESREVVESARQAWFDARKDVLGVEDTAERAKARAHSDRQERDYRRKLASLRNEEEKRYAAKDRQLAELAQKGRVTEKRTLIASAYFWLS, from the coding sequence TTGGCGGAGGTCGCAAGGGGTTTGAAGCTGCAGGTGGAGGCGGACGCCGCGGCCGTCGCGGCCCGGGCCGCGGAGGAGCTGGTGGAGGCGGGGCTGACGCCCTTCCACGAGCGGCTCCTCGCCGAGGAGCTGCTGGCGCGCAGCGGGGACACGCAGCAGCGGCTGGCCAACGCGCTCGCCGAAGCGAAGGTGGACCTGAACCCCCACCAGGTCGAAGCGGCGATGTTCGCGCTGGACGCCCTGTCGCGCGGCGGCTGCATGCTGGCGGACGAGGTGGGCCTGGGGAAGACCATCGAGGCGGGCCTCGTCGTGGCCCAGCTGATGGCGGAGGGCAAGAACCGCATCCTCATCCTGGCGCCGGCGGTGCTGCGCGCGCAGTGGAACGCGGAGCTGCGCGAGAAGTTCGACCTGGACAGCGTCCTCGTCGACGGCCGCGACGTGAAGCGCCACAACAACTGCTTCGATCAGCCCTTCCCCGTCATCTGCTCGCACCCGTTCGCGGCGAACCGCTCCGCGCTCGTGGCGGAGATCCCGTGGGACCTCATCATCATCGACGAGGCGCACCGCCTCCGGAACGCGCACCGGCCCAACAACAAGACGGGGCAGGCGCTGCGCGCGTCGCTCGCGGGCCGGCCCAAGCTGCTGCTCACCGCCACCCCGCTCCAGAACGACCTGATGGAGCTGTTCGGCCTGATGTCGCTGCTGGACGAGCAGATCCTGGGCCCCGAGCACGCCTTCCGCAGCCGCTACCGCGCCGACGAGGGCGGCGGCATGACGGAGGCCGCCGCCTGCGAGCTCAAGGAGCGGCTGGCGCCCGTGGTGCAGCGCACGCTGCGCCGCCAGGTGCGCGAGTACGTCCGCTACACCAACCGGCGCAGCATCGTGGAGGACTTCCACCCGTCCCCCGAGGAGCACGACCTCTACGAGAAGGTCAGTGAGTACCTCCAGCGCTCGGAGGCCGCGGCCATCGAGCCCGGCAAGAAGACGCTGCTGACGCTGTGCTACCGCAAGCTCCTGGCCTCCTCGACGTTCGCCATCGCGCCCACCCTGCGCCGGCTGTCGGAGAACCTGCAGAAGCGCCTGGAGGCCGCGCGGCTGGGACAGCAGGCCCTGGCGCTCTTCGAGCCCGAGGAAGCCAAGCAGTACCAGGAGGAAGGCGAGGAGTGGTCCGACGACCCCGCCAAGGCCCCCCAGGTCCGCTCGCTGGAGCAGGAGGTCTGGGAGCTGCGGCAGTACGCGGACCTCGCGGACTCCATCCGCATCAACGCCAAGGGCGAGGCGCTCAAGCGCGCCCTGGACCGCACCTTCGCGGTGATGCGCACGCACTCCTGGCCGGAGAAGGCGCTCATCTTCACGGAGTCCAAGCGCACGCAGCAGTACCTCTTCAACCTGCTGTCGGAGCACGGCTACCGGGGGAAGATCTCGCTGCTCTCCGGGGACGCGGGCGGCACGCCCGAGGAGCGCCGGGCGCTGGTGGAGGAGTTCCGCCACCGCTCGCAGATCCTCATCTGCACGGAGGCGGGCGCCGAAGGGCTCAACCTCCAGTTCTGCAACCTGGTCGTGAACTACGACCTGCCGTGGAACCCGCAGCGCGTGGAGCAGCGCATCGGCCGCTGCCACCGCTACGGGCAGCAGCGCGACGTGCTGGTGGTGAACTTCCTCAACCGGCAGAACGCGGCGGACGCGCGCCTGTTCGAGCTGCTGGAGAAGAAGCTCAACCTGTTCGACGGCGTCTTCGGCGCGTCGGATGAGATCCTGGGCGTGCTGGAGAGCGGCGTCGACTTCGAGCGGCGCGTGCTGGACATCTACCAGTCCTGCCGCAACCCGGCCGACATCAACGTCGCCTTCGACAAGCTGCGCGAGGAGCTGGAGGGCAGCATCAGCCAGCGCATGACGGCGATGCGCTCGGTGGTGCTGGAGCGCTTCGACGGCGACGTGCGCCGACGCCTGCGCGTCGCGGGAGACCAGGCCAAGGAGGTCGTCGCGAAGCGCCAGCAGGAGGCGAAGGCGCTCACCGGCTCCGTGCTGGGCAGCCGCACCTCCGGCCGGCTCCAGGTGGCCAAGGCCGCCTACGCGGTGCGCGACCGCACCCAGGACGCCGTCAGCTACCTTCAGCTGGACGCGGCCGGCCTGCCCTCGCGGCTGGCCCGGCTCGCGGGCAGCGAGGGCTGGTGGTTCGTCTACAAGTTCGAGACGACGGGCCTCAAGCCCGAGGAGAAGCTGGTCCATCTGGTGCTGGTGAAGGACCGCGACGGCGGCTTCCGCGCCCTGCCGCTGACGGACGGGGTCCACTTCACCAAGCTCGACGCGAAGGAAGAGAAGCGCCGCCAGCCCGCGCCGGTGTCCGTGCAGCTCATGCAAGAGCAGTCGCTGATGACCGCCAAGGATGAGCTGATCCGCGCCGCGGAGCGCCGCAACGCGCTGGAGCTGGACAAGGCCAAGGAGCGCGCGGACCGCTACGTCGAGGACTGCCTGATGGAGTCGCGCGAGGTGGTGGAGTCCGCCCGGCAGGCGTGGTTCGACGCGCGCAAGGACGTGCTCGGCGTGGAGGACACCGCGGAGCGCGCCAAGGCCCGGGCGCACTCGGACCGGCAGGAGCGCGACTACCGCCGCAAGCTGGCGTCGCTGCGCAACGAAGAGGAGAAGCGCTACGCGGCCAAGGACCGGCAGCTCGCGGAGCTGGCCCAGAAGGGGCGCGTGACGGAGAAGCGCACCCTCATCGCCTCCGCGTACTTCTGGCTGTCCTGA
- a CDS encoding Smr/MutS family protein has protein sequence MSRRKPLPPLPPEGNEPPPDESEAIEVPVDGNLDLHLFQPQDVKDVVTEYLWACRQEGVLDVRVIHGKGTGALRRTVQKLLATLPEVEGFQTASEVDGGWGATWVRLKPR, from the coding sequence GTGTCCCGGCGAAAACCGCTCCCACCCCTGCCTCCGGAGGGGAACGAACCCCCGCCCGATGAGTCGGAGGCGATCGAGGTTCCGGTCGACGGCAACCTCGACCTGCACCTGTTCCAGCCCCAGGACGTGAAGGACGTCGTCACCGAGTACCTCTGGGCCTGTCGCCAGGAGGGCGTGCTCGACGTTCGCGTCATCCACGGCAAGGGCACGGGCGCGCTCCGGCGCACCGTGCAGAAGCTGCTGGCCACGTTGCCGGAGGTGGAAGGCTTCCAGACCGCCTCGGAGGTGGACGGCGGCTGGGGCGCGACGTGGGTGCGGCTCAAGCCCCGATGA
- a CDS encoding DUF72 domain-containing protein, with the protein MSAPRRPAQFDLFTGAAEEAPVSSRRRTQPVGPAPASDSLRALGEQLPRGVYLGTSSWTFPGWNGLVYDHEASTTQLAREGLGAYAHHPVLRTVGIDRTFYAPVPAATFAEYAQQVPDGFRFLVKAHEACTLARFPVHERYGAHRGQANERFLQAAYAVDHVVAPFLEGLGDKAGPLVFQFPPQDPAALGGPGRFVERLHAFFSALPRGPLYAVEVRNEELLTEAFAQALADTGVSPVLAVWAHMPPVARQAKLTRAFESRAVVVRWMLPPNLGYEEAYARYAPFNRLVDEDVGTRDVLARVCMAAVRRERPVFVTINNKAEGSAPLSAVRLAERVVSHKEEGGQRAVAHAT; encoded by the coding sequence ATGAGCGCACCGCGACGACCCGCGCAGTTCGACCTCTTCACTGGCGCGGCGGAAGAAGCCCCGGTGTCGTCCCGGCGTCGCACCCAGCCGGTAGGGCCGGCCCCCGCGTCCGACAGCCTTCGCGCGTTGGGGGAGCAGCTGCCCCGAGGCGTCTACCTGGGCACGTCGTCGTGGACCTTCCCGGGCTGGAACGGCCTCGTCTATGATCACGAGGCCAGCACGACCCAGCTGGCGCGCGAGGGCCTGGGGGCCTACGCGCACCACCCGGTGCTGCGCACGGTGGGCATCGACCGGACCTTCTACGCGCCGGTGCCCGCCGCCACGTTCGCCGAATATGCCCAGCAGGTGCCTGACGGTTTCCGCTTCCTCGTGAAGGCGCACGAGGCCTGCACGCTGGCGCGCTTCCCCGTCCACGAGCGCTACGGCGCGCACCGGGGGCAGGCGAACGAGCGGTTCCTCCAGGCCGCGTACGCGGTGGATCACGTCGTGGCGCCGTTCCTGGAGGGGCTGGGCGACAAGGCCGGCCCGCTCGTCTTCCAGTTCCCGCCGCAGGACCCGGCGGCGCTGGGCGGCCCCGGGCGCTTCGTGGAGCGGCTGCACGCGTTCTTCTCCGCGCTGCCCCGGGGGCCGCTGTACGCGGTGGAGGTGCGCAACGAGGAGTTGCTCACGGAGGCCTTCGCCCAGGCGCTCGCCGACACGGGCGTCAGCCCGGTGCTCGCGGTGTGGGCTCACATGCCGCCGGTCGCCCGGCAGGCGAAGCTCACGCGCGCCTTCGAGTCCCGCGCCGTGGTGGTGCGCTGGATGCTGCCGCCCAACCTCGGCTACGAGGAGGCCTACGCCCGCTATGCGCCGTTCAATCGGTTGGTGGACGAAGATGTTGGCACCCGGGACGTGCTGGCCCGGGTGTGCATGGCCGCGGTGCGACGCGAGCGCCCCGTCTTCGTGACCATCAACAACAAGGCGGAAGGGAGCGCTCCGCTGTCCGCCGTCCGCCTCGCGGAACGCGTCGTGTCACACAAGGAGGAGGGCGGCCAGCGGGCTGTCGCGCACGCAACATGA
- a CDS encoding helix-turn-helix transcriptional regulator: MDWSSTASLLAERDVRPIVVMDRRGRIELANVAFTSLLRRPREELLGRRWTDVCTPREHGPAVGRALRAIFTSAEHRLETEVLTREGERLPVELDVAAVGRPPLRLVAIVTRAGPILPAPGEPEDSGPHAPGPYQDLSYEISTELASFGTLKAVWNSGTPQPDDRVGRPCFGAFAHRDTPCLDCPLTAAATTAWPHTIVRHADAASDGYEVVTATPTGAGTARITVHTIGDATLTGLFEAKVRRMALTARLSEREGDVLRYLALGRSSTDIAAVLGITERTVKFHQANLLRKLGAETRYDLLRLFF; the protein is encoded by the coding sequence ATGGATTGGTCATCGACCGCATCGCTGCTGGCGGAACGGGACGTGCGTCCCATCGTCGTGATGGACCGGAGGGGCCGGATCGAGCTGGCCAATGTCGCGTTCACGTCGCTGCTGCGCCGGCCGCGCGAGGAATTGCTGGGACGACGCTGGACGGACGTCTGCACACCGCGGGAGCACGGCCCGGCGGTGGGGCGGGCCCTGCGGGCCATCTTCACCAGCGCCGAGCACCGGCTGGAGACGGAGGTCCTCACCCGCGAGGGTGAGCGGCTGCCGGTGGAGCTGGACGTCGCCGCCGTGGGGCGCCCGCCCCTGCGCCTGGTGGCCATCGTCACGCGCGCCGGGCCCATCCTCCCCGCCCCCGGAGAGCCGGAGGACTCCGGCCCCCACGCCCCGGGGCCGTATCAGGACCTGAGCTATGAAATCTCCACCGAGCTGGCGTCGTTCGGGACGCTCAAGGCCGTCTGGAACTCGGGGACGCCGCAGCCGGACGACCGGGTGGGCCGGCCGTGCTTCGGCGCCTTCGCCCACCGCGACACGCCCTGTCTGGACTGCCCGCTGACGGCGGCGGCGACCACCGCCTGGCCCCACACCATCGTGCGGCACGCGGACGCCGCCAGTGACGGCTACGAGGTCGTCACCGCCACCCCGACCGGGGCCGGCACCGCGCGGATCACCGTGCACACGATTGGCGACGCCACGCTCACCGGCCTCTTCGAGGCGAAGGTGCGCAGGATGGCGCTCACCGCGCGGCTCTCCGAGCGGGAGGGTGATGTCTTGCGTTACCTCGCGCTCGGCCGCTCCTCCACCGACATCGCCGCGGTGTTAGGCATTACCGAACGCACCGTAAAATTCCATCAAGCCAATCTCTTGCGAAAGCTGGGAGCGGAGACGCGGTACGACCTGCTCCGCCTGTTCTTCTGA
- a CDS encoding chemotaxis protein CheA, which yields MAETPGWDEVMREFLVESREHVQGIEATVLELEAQPGSQALLAQLFRSLHTVKGTCGFLGFSRLEALMHAAEELLGLARDRRLTLDRERVSTLLAIADAARGALEHIEATGLEPAVDHSALFARMAGATAASAPLAASEPLTPPGTLPWRGAATGMDSKLRVDVALLDRLMNLMGELVLARNRILQCATSPAPGAELVTASQRLDVVTTQVQQVVMKTRLQPVGQVWNRFPRLVRELANGCGKQVRLQLQGADTELDKTLVEALHDPLTHLLRNAVDHGVETPEQRRERGKPPVGCVTLRASHEGGLVHLGMSDDGAGIDVQRVRQVAVQRGLLTAEQAARLPDADALMLIFMPGFSTAERVTSLSGRGVGMDVVRTQVERIGGTVEVHSRPGQGTTFTLKIPLTLAIIPALLVTCRGDRYALPQASLREVVWLEPEQARRDVTRIQGACVLRLRGELMPLVVLASELGVGPAMPDLEEGVTVVVLQAGEHSFGLWVDAIHDTEEIVVKPLWKHLKGLACYAGATVLGDGRVALILDAMGLGRRAGTLDETQAQVVIPEPVPEVAPRPEAPRERVLLCRTGEEGRVAIPLSRVARLEELPASDVERLSGGMEMARYHGQLLPLVRVASVLASRQGATETLTQALQAAAGASLSVVVTSHAETRVGLVVDAILDIAEVDFALQRETRRPGVLGSMVVQSRATEFLDVEGTVRAVHPELLTGGTP from the coding sequence GTGGCTGAGACTCCGGGCTGGGATGAGGTGATGCGGGAGTTCCTGGTCGAGTCCCGCGAGCACGTGCAGGGCATCGAGGCGACGGTGCTGGAGCTGGAGGCGCAGCCGGGTTCGCAGGCGCTGCTGGCGCAGCTCTTCCGCAGCCTCCACACGGTCAAGGGCACCTGCGGCTTCCTGGGCTTCTCCCGCCTGGAGGCGCTGATGCACGCCGCGGAGGAGCTGCTCGGGCTGGCGCGCGACAGGCGCCTCACGCTGGACCGGGAGCGCGTCTCCACGCTGCTGGCCATCGCGGACGCGGCGCGAGGGGCGCTGGAGCACATCGAGGCGACGGGGCTGGAGCCCGCGGTGGACCACTCCGCGCTGTTCGCCCGGATGGCGGGCGCGACGGCGGCGTCCGCGCCCCTGGCGGCCTCCGAGCCCCTGACGCCACCGGGCACCCTGCCCTGGCGCGGCGCGGCCACCGGCATGGACTCCAAGCTGCGCGTGGACGTGGCGCTGCTGGACCGGCTGATGAACCTGATGGGCGAGCTGGTGCTGGCGCGCAACCGCATCCTCCAGTGCGCCACGTCCCCCGCGCCGGGCGCGGAGCTGGTCACCGCGTCGCAGCGGCTGGACGTCGTGACGACCCAGGTCCAGCAGGTGGTGATGAAGACGCGGCTGCAGCCCGTGGGGCAGGTGTGGAACCGCTTCCCCCGGCTCGTGCGCGAGCTGGCGAACGGGTGCGGCAAGCAGGTGCGGCTCCAGTTGCAGGGCGCGGACACGGAGCTGGACAAGACGCTGGTGGAGGCGCTGCATGATCCGCTCACCCACCTGCTGCGCAACGCCGTGGACCACGGCGTGGAGACGCCCGAGCAGCGCCGCGAGCGCGGCAAGCCGCCCGTGGGGTGCGTGACGCTGCGGGCGTCGCACGAGGGCGGGCTCGTGCACCTGGGGATGTCCGACGACGGCGCGGGCATCGACGTGCAGCGCGTGCGTCAGGTCGCGGTGCAGCGGGGCCTGTTGACGGCGGAGCAGGCCGCGCGGCTGCCGGACGCGGACGCGCTGATGCTCATCTTCATGCCCGGCTTCAGCACCGCCGAGCGCGTGACGTCGCTGTCCGGCCGGGGGGTGGGCATGGACGTGGTGCGCACGCAGGTGGAGCGCATTGGCGGCACCGTGGAGGTGCACAGCCGGCCCGGCCAGGGCACGACGTTCACCCTGAAGATCCCCCTCACGCTGGCCATCATCCCCGCGCTGCTCGTCACCTGCCGGGGGGACCGGTACGCGCTGCCACAGGCCAGCCTCCGCGAGGTGGTGTGGTTGGAGCCGGAGCAGGCCCGGCGCGACGTCACCCGCATCCAGGGCGCGTGCGTGCTCCGGCTCCGGGGGGAGCTGATGCCGTTGGTCGTCCTCGCCTCGGAGCTGGGCGTGGGGCCCGCCATGCCGGACCTGGAAGAAGGCGTCACCGTCGTCGTGTTGCAGGCCGGGGAGCACTCCTTCGGGCTGTGGGTGGACGCCATCCACGACACCGAGGAGATCGTCGTCAAGCCGCTGTGGAAGCACCTGAAGGGGCTGGCCTGCTACGCGGGCGCGACGGTGCTGGGCGACGGGCGCGTGGCGCTCATCCTGGACGCGATGGGGCTGGGACGCCGCGCGGGCACCCTCGACGAGACGCAGGCCCAGGTCGTCATCCCCGAGCCCGTCCCGGAGGTGGCGCCGCGGCCCGAGGCGCCGCGCGAGCGGGTGCTCCTGTGCCGCACCGGCGAGGAGGGCCGCGTGGCCATCCCGCTGTCGCGCGTGGCGCGGCTGGAGGAGCTGCCCGCCTCGGACGTGGAGCGCTTGAGCGGAGGCATGGAGATGGCGCGCTACCACGGCCAGCTCCTCCCGCTGGTGCGCGTGGCCTCCGTGCTGGCGTCTCGACAGGGCGCGACGGAGACGCTCACCCAGGCGCTCCAGGCCGCGGCGGGCGCGTCCCTGTCCGTCGTCGTCACCTCTCACGCGGAGACGCGCGTGGGGCTGGTGGTGGACGCCATCCTCGACATCGCGGAGGTGGACTTCGCGCTCCAGCGCGAGACGCGGCGCCCGGGAGTGCTGGGCTCCATGGTGGTGCAGAGCCGGGCCACCGAATTCCTGGACGTGGAGGGCACCGTGCGCGCCGTGCACCCGGAGCTGCTGACGGGCGGTACGCCATGA
- a CDS encoding chemotaxis protein CheW, whose product MSDPRQLCSFLVGEHLFGLDIERVQEILLPPPLTRVPGAPPEVAGLLNLRGQIVPAIDLRRRLDLPEATAPADAPHVVLRGDDGAVSLRVDAIGDILPFVDAKLAPVPDNLRGPLRSLLLGVHALPDRLLLVLSADAVVDGLSPASNPAASPSLSALPQEPH is encoded by the coding sequence ATGAGCGACCCGCGCCAGCTCTGCTCGTTCCTGGTGGGCGAGCACCTGTTCGGCCTGGACATCGAGCGGGTGCAGGAGATCCTCCTGCCGCCCCCGCTCACGCGCGTCCCTGGCGCCCCGCCGGAGGTGGCGGGCCTGCTCAACCTGCGCGGGCAGATCGTCCCCGCCATCGACCTGCGCCGCCGCCTGGACCTGCCGGAGGCCACGGCCCCCGCGGACGCGCCCCACGTGGTGCTTCGCGGTGACGACGGCGCGGTGAGCCTGCGCGTGGATGCCATTGGCGACATCCTCCCCTTCGTCGACGCGAAGCTGGCCCCGGTGCCAGACAACCTGCGCGGGCCCCTGCGCTCGCTGCTGTTGGGCGTCCACGCGCTTCCAGACCGGCTGTTGTTGGTGTTGTCCGCGGACGCGGTGGTGGACGGGCTGTCGCCCGCGTCCAACCCCGCCGCATCCCCTTCCCTTTCCGCGCTTCCCCAGGAGCCCCACTGA